One stretch of Thermus hydrothermalis DNA includes these proteins:
- a CDS encoding helix-turn-helix domain-containing protein: MPGELLTTEEVAKRLKISVFFVRRKIREGALPAIKLGKEWRVREEDLDLFLARFSKSPLADTAKESQ; this comes from the coding sequence ATGCCTGGGGAACTCTTGACAACTGAGGAGGTAGCCAAGCGGCTCAAAATCTCCGTCTTCTTCGTGAGGCGGAAGATTAGGGAAGGCGCTTTGCCGGCCATCAAGCTTGGGAAGGAATGGAGGGTGCGGGAGGAGGACCTTGACCTTTTTTTGGCTCGCTTTAGTAAATCACCGCTAGCGGATACCGCTAAGGAGTCACAATGA
- a CDS encoding helix-turn-helix domain-containing protein: MPKLMTVEEAAEYLGIPTKHIYAAARTKPGHPFHLRHVRLGKRLYFRAEWLDEWTERVASEPPASVLRLERRAE; encoded by the coding sequence ATGCCGAAGCTCATGACGGTTGAAGAGGCGGCGGAATACCTGGGCATTCCCACGAAGCACATCTACGCGGCGGCGCGGACGAAGCCGGGGCATCCCTTTCATCTGCGGCACGTGAGGCTGGGCAAGCGCCTCTACTTCCGGGCGGAGTGGCTGGACGAGTGGACCGAGCGGGTGGCCTCTGAGCCTCCCGCTAGCGTTTTGCGGCTGGAAAGGAGGGCGGAATGA
- a CDS encoding M23 family metallopeptidase, whose product MPENVPRSGLYYWPINPRKARPDVRYLDPDYYLGVKRPDGSWLVPPGYWHTGVDLNGPGGGDTDCGQPVHAMTDGRVVIAGRFPVWGGMVVLWHPSAGVWTRYGHLRDILVRPGDVVTAGQQIGTIGKMAVGGYCHLHFDVFVRVPPASEGGWLFFPRGGEEARHKVLTYLVDPVAFLAKQAQAGRLREPPAWRTA is encoded by the coding sequence ATGCCTGAGAACGTCCCCCGCTCTGGCCTTTACTACTGGCCCATCAACCCCAGGAAGGCCAGGCCAGATGTGCGTTACTTGGACCCTGACTACTACCTGGGCGTGAAGAGGCCGGATGGGAGTTGGCTGGTCCCCCCGGGCTACTGGCACACGGGGGTGGACCTGAACGGGCCCGGCGGCGGGGATACGGACTGCGGCCAGCCCGTGCACGCCATGACGGACGGGCGGGTTGTGATCGCCGGCCGCTTCCCCGTGTGGGGCGGCATGGTGGTCCTTTGGCATCCCAGCGCCGGGGTGTGGACCCGCTACGGCCATCTGCGGGACATCCTGGTGCGCCCCGGGGACGTGGTGACGGCGGGCCAGCAGATCGGCACCATCGGCAAGATGGCCGTAGGGGGCTACTGCCACCTGCACTTTGACGTTTTCGTCAGGGTGCCCCCGGCCTCTGAAGGCGGATGGCTCTTCTTCCCCAGGGGAGGGGAGGAGGCCAGGCATAAGGTGCTCACCTACCTCGTGGACCCCGTGGCTTTTTTGGCCAAGCAGGCCCAGGCCGGCAGGCTTCGGGAGCCCCCTGCCTGGAGGACGGCATGA
- a CDS encoding AAA family ATPase, with translation MGGRQTFRILIVGKSGSGKSTLARQIVRGMEGRFRRLVIVNRKTEFGELAEARYRVGEDGDPWAVLKRHRRVHFHVTGYDPRPFLDALGQAIMRLRDVLLLLDEAHHFFPRGQVPKGLFEVLTGGREHGHSAIFVTQMLQAATGGIDPGVRRQASHLVAFRLTEPREVQALADMFPELGERVRALRRPDDGLPPEYGVKDLDRDRAGLVLRDPRAPQRRVFVPLDG, from the coding sequence ATGGGCGGCAGGCAGACCTTCCGCATCCTCATCGTAGGGAAATCCGGGTCGGGTAAGTCCACCCTGGCCCGGCAGATCGTGCGGGGCATGGAGGGCCGCTTCCGCCGCCTCGTCATCGTCAACCGCAAGACGGAGTTCGGTGAGCTGGCGGAGGCCCGCTACCGCGTGGGCGAGGACGGGGACCCCTGGGCTGTTTTGAAGCGCCACCGCAGGGTCCACTTCCACGTCACCGGCTACGACCCCCGCCCCTTCCTTGACGCTTTGGGCCAGGCCATCATGCGCCTGCGGGACGTCCTTTTGCTCCTTGACGAGGCCCATCACTTCTTCCCGAGGGGCCAGGTGCCCAAGGGGCTATTTGAGGTTTTGACGGGTGGAAGGGAGCACGGGCATTCGGCCATCTTTGTCACCCAGATGCTCCAGGCCGCCACCGGGGGCATAGACCCCGGGGTTCGCCGTCAGGCCTCTCACCTGGTGGCCTTCCGCCTCACGGAACCCCGGGAGGTCCAGGCCCTGGCGGATATGTTCCCTGAGCTGGGGGAGCGGGTTCGTGCCTTGCGGCGCCCCGATGACGGCCTGCCCCCGGAGTACGGGGTGAAGGACCTGGACCGGGACCGGGCGGGCCTGGTCCTCCGGGACCCGAGGGCCCCACAAAGGCGGGTTTTCGTGCCCCTGGACGGCTAA
- a CDS encoding S24 family peptidase, with amino-acid sequence MGLSVGYFSGVSVATGPKPRKAQVPEWASAIRRRRLQLGMTQEQVEEATGDLLAQRTISDIELGKTHPFNLGLERFFALLKALRWTPEEFAEATGLDVPLVYRPSGEPREDVVWVPVVGSGVAGRPWPESGSMPVPRPLVRPGSVLIQVEGDSMDTGEEDGLRDGDLVLVDQNLKELREGRVYAVEIIGDGITIKRARRVGNRWILVSDNPKGPILEPEEVKVLGEVYRKISIREVK; translated from the coding sequence ATGGGGCTATCTGTGGGCTACTTTAGTGGCGTGTCGGTAGCAACGGGGCCCAAACCTCGGAAGGCGCAAGTCCCGGAATGGGCTTCGGCCATCCGCCGGAGAAGGCTCCAGCTCGGCATGACGCAAGAGCAGGTGGAAGAGGCCACCGGAGACCTCCTAGCTCAGCGAACGATATCCGATATTGAGCTAGGGAAAACCCACCCCTTCAATCTCGGCTTGGAACGCTTTTTCGCCCTTTTAAAAGCCCTCCGCTGGACCCCGGAGGAGTTCGCCGAAGCCACGGGCCTGGACGTGCCCCTGGTCTACCGCCCCTCGGGGGAGCCTCGGGAGGATGTGGTCTGGGTGCCCGTGGTGGGCTCCGGCGTGGCGGGGCGGCCCTGGCCCGAGTCCGGGAGCATGCCCGTCCCCCGCCCCCTGGTACGCCCGGGCTCCGTGCTCATCCAGGTGGAAGGGGACTCCATGGACACCGGGGAGGAAGACGGTCTCCGGGACGGAGACCTGGTCCTGGTGGACCAGAACCTCAAGGAGCTTCGGGAAGGCCGAGTCTACGCCGTGGAGATCATCGGGGACGGCATCACCATCAAGCGGGCCCGGCGGGTAGGCAACCGCTGGATCCTCGTTTCCGATAACCCCAAAGGCCCCATCCTGGAACCCGAAGAGGTCAAGGTGCTCGGGGAGGTCTACCGGAAGATCAGCATCCGGGAGGTCAAATGA
- a CDS encoding phosphoadenosine phosphosulfate reductase family protein, whose product MISWHADFAPDLKEAVALAERALEAALAQGAETFVLTYSGGKDSTATTVLTLEWWKRKGKPVEIHVVYADTGLEIPTLHAQALAFLEAVKRLHPGVHVHTARPRPEESFWVQIIGKGYPPPHNRFRWCTRRLKIAPMDRLVQSLPGKKAILTGVRFGESDARDQRLILSCSRGGECGQGVLFQEAKRLNALYVAPIAFWRECFVWDYLNFVAPSLGYPTEDLEAVYGGRDTRFGCWTCTVVRRDKAMARALENGHAHLLPLYEFREWLWAWTRDPRTREKRKDGKPGRLTLEARREVYRRLKEVEAKLGMEFLTSEEEAFLRDRMEES is encoded by the coding sequence ATGATTTCCTGGCATGCCGATTTCGCTCCGGACCTCAAGGAGGCCGTGGCCTTGGCCGAGCGCGCCCTCGAGGCCGCCCTCGCCCAGGGGGCCGAGACCTTCGTCCTCACCTACTCGGGGGGCAAGGACTCCACCGCCACCACCGTCCTCACCCTGGAGTGGTGGAAGCGCAAGGGGAAGCCCGTGGAGATCCACGTGGTCTACGCCGACACGGGGCTGGAGATCCCCACCCTCCACGCCCAGGCCCTGGCCTTCCTGGAGGCGGTGAAGAGGCTCCACCCCGGGGTCCACGTTCACACCGCCCGCCCCCGCCCCGAGGAGAGCTTCTGGGTCCAAATCATCGGCAAGGGCTACCCCCCGCCCCACAACCGCTTCCGCTGGTGCACCCGCAGGTTGAAGATCGCCCCCATGGACCGCCTGGTCCAGAGCCTTCCCGGGAAGAAGGCCATCCTCACGGGGGTGCGCTTCGGGGAGTCGGACGCCCGGGACCAGAGGCTCATTCTCTCTTGCTCCCGGGGCGGGGAGTGCGGCCAGGGGGTGCTCTTCCAGGAGGCCAAGCGCCTGAATGCCCTCTACGTGGCCCCCATCGCCTTCTGGCGGGAGTGCTTCGTGTGGGACTACCTGAACTTCGTGGCCCCCTCCCTGGGCTACCCCACGGAGGACCTGGAGGCGGTCTACGGGGGCCGGGACACCCGCTTCGGGTGCTGGACCTGCACCGTGGTGCGGCGGGACAAGGCCATGGCGCGGGCCCTGGAGAACGGCCACGCCCACCTCCTCCCCCTCTACGAGTTCCGGGAGTGGCTTTGGGCGTGGACCCGGGATCCCCGGACCCGGGAGAAGCGGAAGGACGGCAAGCCCGGGAGGCTCACCCTGGAGGCCAGGCGGGAGGTGTACCGGAGGTTGAAGGAGGTGGAGGCGAAGCTCGGGATGGAGTTCCTCACTTCCGAGGAGGAGGCTTTTTTGAGAGATAGGATGGAGGAATCATGA